In Streptomyces sp. NBC_00483, a single window of DNA contains:
- the dprA gene encoding DNA-processing protein DprA, with translation MGVEGGDEVRLARVRLTRIVEPGWEVAGQWLREFGAVETVRRIEAGETGEPLPRVRSGRWAGLVARAGDAPPAERDLARAAAAGARFVCPGDAEWPGQLDDLGDGRPIGLWVRGGPSLRMWALRSVAVVGARACTDYGVRMGASLGAGLAERGWVVVSGGAYGVDAAAHRGALGATGATVAVLACGIDRIYPRGHAQLIDRVAEQGLVIGELPPGDHPTPSRFILRNRVIAALTRGTVVVEAAYRSGALGTVRWAQRLGRHAMGVPGPVTSSVSAGVHELLRKEAVLVTDAAEVVELVGEMGELAPERRGPVLPRDLLPPGAARVLAALPARGVCSVAEAGRGAGTSRDETIGRLYELRSLGFVERHGEGWQLTRQAIESVFPGGELF, from the coding sequence ATGGGTGTGGAAGGGGGCGACGAAGTGCGGCTTGCGCGGGTGCGGCTCACGCGGATCGTGGAGCCGGGCTGGGAGGTCGCCGGGCAGTGGCTGCGGGAGTTCGGGGCCGTGGAGACGGTGCGGCGCATCGAGGCGGGGGAGACGGGTGAGCCCTTGCCCCGGGTGCGGTCCGGGCGCTGGGCGGGGCTGGTCGCGCGGGCCGGGGACGCGCCGCCCGCCGAGCGGGATCTGGCGCGGGCGGCGGCGGCCGGGGCGCGGTTCGTGTGTCCGGGGGACGCCGAGTGGCCGGGGCAGTTGGACGACCTGGGGGACGGGCGGCCGATCGGGCTCTGGGTGCGGGGCGGGCCGAGCCTGCGGATGTGGGCGCTGCGCTCGGTGGCCGTGGTGGGCGCGCGGGCCTGCACGGACTACGGGGTGCGGATGGGCGCGAGCCTCGGGGCCGGGCTCGCCGAGCGGGGCTGGGTCGTGGTCTCGGGCGGGGCCTACGGGGTCGACGCCGCCGCGCATCGTGGGGCGCTCGGGGCGACCGGGGCGACGGTGGCCGTGCTCGCCTGCGGCATCGACCGGATCTATCCGCGGGGGCACGCCCAGTTGATCGATCGGGTCGCGGAACAGGGACTCGTGATCGGGGAGTTGCCGCCCGGGGATCATCCGACGCCCAGCCGGTTCATCCTCCGGAACAGGGTGATCGCCGCGCTCACCAGAGGCACCGTCGTGGTGGAGGCGGCCTATCGCAGCGGAGCGCTGGGCACAGTCCGTTGGGCGCAGCGCCTCGGGCGGCACGCGATGGGCGTCCCGGGGCCCGTGACCAGCAGCGTCTCCGCGGGAGTGCATGAACTGCTGCGGAAGGAAGCGGTGCTGGTGACCGATGCGGCAGAAGTCGTGGAGCTGGTCGGGGAGATGGGCGAGCTCGCGCCCGAGCGACGTGGGCCGGTGCTGCCCCGTGATCTGCTGCCACCCGGTGCGGCGCGGGTGCTCGCCGCGCTCCCTGCGCGCGGGGTGTGCAGCGTCGCCGAGGCCGGCCGCGGGGCGGGGACGAGTCGGGACGAGACGATCGGGAGGTTGTACGAACTGCGCTCTTTGGGGTTCGTCGAACGACACGGCGAGGGCTGGCAGTTGACACGCCAGGCGATCGAATCTGTCTTTCCCGGAGGGGAGCTGTTCTGA
- the whiG gene encoding RNA polymerase sigma factor WhiG yields MPQHTSGSDRAAVPPAARGSSVRPPAPSSLEELWRSYKATGDERLREQLILHYSPLVKYVAGRVSVGLPPNVEQADFVSSGVFGLIDAIEKFDIEREIKFETYAITRIRGAMIDELRALDWIPRSVRQKARNVERAYATLEAQLRRTPSESEVAAEMGVALEELHAVFSQLSLANVVALEELLHVGSEGGSDRLSVLDTLEDHAADNPVEVAEDRELRRFLARAINTLPEREKTVVTLYYYEGLTLAEIGNVLGVTESRVSQIHTKSVLQLRAKLASFGR; encoded by the coding sequence ATGCCACAACACACCTCAGGGTCCGACCGGGCGGCGGTACCCCCCGCCGCGCGCGGCTCCAGCGTGCGGCCTCCGGCTCCCTCCTCCCTCGAGGAGCTGTGGAGGTCGTACAAGGCGACGGGCGACGAGCGGCTGCGGGAGCAGCTGATCCTGCACTACTCGCCGCTGGTGAAATATGTGGCGGGCCGGGTCAGCGTGGGGCTGCCGCCCAATGTGGAGCAGGCGGACTTCGTCTCGTCCGGGGTCTTCGGGCTCATCGACGCGATCGAGAAGTTCGACATCGAGCGCGAGATCAAGTTCGAGACGTACGCGATCACCCGGATCCGCGGCGCGATGATCGACGAACTGCGCGCGCTCGACTGGATTCCCCGGTCCGTGCGGCAGAAGGCGCGCAACGTGGAGCGCGCCTACGCCACCCTCGAGGCCCAGCTGCGGCGCACTCCTTCGGAGAGCGAGGTGGCCGCGGAGATGGGGGTCGCGCTCGAGGAACTGCACGCGGTTTTCAGTCAGTTGTCGCTGGCGAACGTGGTGGCGCTCGAGGAGCTGCTGCACGTCGGCAGTGAGGGCGGCAGCGACCGGCTCAGCGTCCTGGACACGCTCGAGGACCACGCCGCGGACAATCCGGTGGAGGTCGCCGAGGACCGGGAGCTGCGGCGCTTCCTGGCGCGGGCGATCAATACGCTGCCGGAACGCGAGAAGACCGTCGTCACGCTCTACTACTACGAAGGCCTGACGCTCGCCGAGATCGGCAATGTGCTCGGGGTCACGGAGAGCCGGGTCAGTCAGATCCATACGAAGTCCGTGCTGCAGCTGCGGGCGAAGCTGGCGAGTTTCGGGCGCTGA
- a CDS encoding TetR/AcrR family transcriptional regulator, which translates to MAEHRSMQRGALLDAARSLLSEGGTDALTFPALAERTGLARSSVYEYFKSRAAVVEELCEVDFPVWAAEVEAGMARAEAPEGKVEAYVREQLALVGDRRHRAVVAISASELDAGAREKIRAAHGGLVAMIVEALEQMGHAQPRLAAMLVQGVVDAAVRRIELGAAEEPGVIVDAAVGMALRGVRG; encoded by the coding sequence GTGGCCGAGCACCGGTCGATGCAGCGCGGCGCCCTTCTGGACGCTGCGCGTTCCCTGCTGTCCGAGGGCGGGACGGACGCGCTGACGTTTCCCGCGCTCGCGGAACGGACGGGGCTTGCGCGCTCGTCCGTCTATGAATACTTCAAGTCGCGCGCGGCCGTGGTCGAGGAGCTGTGCGAGGTCGACTTTCCGGTGTGGGCCGCGGAGGTCGAGGCCGGGATGGCGCGGGCCGAGGCGCCCGAGGGCAAGGTCGAGGCGTATGTGCGGGAGCAGTTGGCGCTGGTGGGGGACCGGCGGCACCGGGCGGTCGTCGCCATCTCCGCGAGTGAGCTGGACGCCGGGGCGCGGGAGAAGATCCGGGCCGCGCACGGCGGGCTCGTCGCGATGATCGTCGAGGCGCTCGAGCAGATGGGGCATGCGCAGCCCCGGCTCGCCGCGATGCTGGTCCAGGGTGTGGTGGACGCGGCCGTGCGCAGGATCGAGCTGGGGGCCGCGGAGGAGCCCGGCGTGATCGTGGACGCGGCCGTGGGGATGGCGCTGCGGGGCGTCCGCGGCTGA
- a CDS encoding M23 family metallopeptidase, whose translation MRKLLTVTVALFVLLAFPSSARAGDARLWPVGERPAVVRAWAPPATPYGPGHRGVDLAAPIDAPVRAVTDGRVFFAGGIAGRGVVSLELPDTGDPPLRTTYEPVTPTVRKGEEVTAGEVVGTLQLPTGHCPHDAPSCLHWGLLRGDTYLNPLTLLDPSLMRGGRSRLLPVWGWEWPGALLG comes from the coding sequence ATGCGAAAACTACTCACGGTGACGGTCGCGCTATTCGTGCTGCTGGCCTTCCCGTCCTCGGCACGAGCGGGGGACGCCCGCCTGTGGCCGGTGGGCGAGCGGCCCGCGGTGGTCCGCGCCTGGGCGCCTCCGGCGACGCCCTACGGCCCTGGCCACCGCGGGGTCGACCTGGCGGCCCCCATCGATGCCCCCGTACGCGCGGTGACCGACGGACGGGTCTTCTTCGCGGGCGGGATCGCGGGCAGAGGCGTGGTGTCCCTGGAGCTCCCGGACACCGGCGACCCGCCTCTGCGCACGACGTACGAACCGGTGACACCGACGGTCCGCAAGGGCGAGGAGGTCACGGCCGGCGAGGTGGTGGGCACCCTCCAACTCCCCACGGGCCACTGCCCGCACGACGCCCCGTCGTGCCTGCACTGGGGCCTGCTTCGGGGCGACACATACCTGAATCCGCTGACGCTCCTGGACCCGTCGCTGATGCGCGGGGGACGTTCGAGGCTGCTGCCGGTGTGGGGGTGGGAGTGGCCGGGGGCGCTCCTCGGCTGA
- the rpsB gene encoding 30S ribosomal protein S2 has protein sequence MAVVTMRELLESGVHFGHQTRRWNPKMKRFIFTERNGIYIIDLLQSLSYIDRAYEFVKETVAHGGTVMFVGTKKQAQEAIAEQATRVGMPYVNQRWLGGMLTNFSTVYKRLQRLKELEQIDFEDVAASGLTKKELLVLSREKAKLEKTLGGIREMSKVPSAVWIVDTKKEHIAVGEARKLNIPVVAILDTNCDPDEVDYKIPGNDDAIRSVTLLTRVIADAVAEGLIARSGVATGDQKPGEKAAGEPLAEWERDLLEGEKKADDKAEAKTEEKAEEKAEEAPAAEAAAPAEAPVEAAPAEAPAADAEQA, from the coding sequence ATGGCCGTCGTCACGATGCGGGAGCTGCTGGAAAGCGGCGTCCACTTCGGTCACCAGACCCGTCGTTGGAACCCGAAGATGAAGCGCTTCATCTTCACGGAGCGCAACGGCATCTACATCATCGACCTTCTCCAGTCGCTGTCGTACATCGACCGCGCCTACGAGTTCGTCAAGGAGACCGTCGCCCACGGCGGCACGGTCATGTTCGTCGGTACGAAGAAGCAGGCGCAGGAAGCGATCGCCGAGCAGGCGACCCGCGTCGGCATGCCCTACGTGAACCAGCGCTGGCTGGGCGGCATGCTCACCAACTTCTCGACCGTCTACAAGCGTCTGCAGCGCCTCAAGGAGCTCGAGCAGATCGACTTCGAGGACGTCGCCGCGTCCGGTCTCACCAAGAAGGAGCTTCTCGTGCTCTCGCGCGAGAAGGCCAAGCTGGAGAAGACCCTCGGTGGTATCCGCGAGATGTCCAAGGTGCCCAGCGCCGTCTGGATCGTGGACACCAAGAAGGAGCACATCGCTGTCGGCGAGGCCCGGAAGCTCAACATTCCGGTCGTCGCGATCCTCGACACGAACTGTGACCCCGACGAGGTCGACTACAAGATCCCGGGCAACGACGACGCGATCCGCTCCGTCACCCTGCTCACCCGCGTGATCGCCGACGCCGTCGCCGAGGGCCTCATCGCCCGCTCCGGCGTGGCCACGGGCGACCAGAAGCCGGGCGAGAAGGCCGCCGGCGAGCCCCTCGCCGAGTGGGAGCGCGACCTGCTCGAGGGCGAGAAGAAGGCCGACGACAAGGCCGAGGCGAAGACCGAGGAGAAGGCCGAGGAGAAGGCCGAGGAGGCTCCGGCCGCCGAGGCTGCCGCCCCCGCCGAGGCCCCGGTCGAGGCTGCCCCCGCCGAGGCTCCGGCCGCGGACGCCGAGCAGGCCTGA
- the tsf gene encoding translation elongation factor Ts, whose translation MANYTAADVKKLRELTGAGMMDCKKALDEADGSVDKAVEALRIKGQKGVAKREGRSAENGAVVSLIADDNTSGVIVELKCETDFVAKNPKFQAVADQLVAHVAKTSPADLEALLASEIEAGKTVQAFVDEANANLGEKIVLDRFAQFSGAYVSAYMHRTMPDLPPQIGVLVELDKADAELAKGIAQHIAAFAPKYLTREDVPAEIVESERRVAEETTRAEGKPEAALPKIVEGRVNGFFKEATLLGQPYALDNKKSVEKVLQEAGVTLKRFSRIKVGI comes from the coding sequence ATGGCGAACTACACCGCCGCTGACGTCAAGAAGCTCCGCGAGCTCACGGGCGCCGGCATGATGGACTGCAAGAAGGCGCTCGACGAGGCCGACGGCAGCGTCGACAAGGCCGTCGAGGCCCTGCGCATCAAGGGCCAGAAGGGCGTCGCCAAGCGCGAGGGCCGTTCCGCCGAGAACGGCGCGGTCGTCTCCCTCATCGCCGACGACAACACCTCCGGTGTCATCGTCGAGCTGAAGTGCGAGACGGACTTCGTCGCCAAGAACCCGAAGTTCCAGGCCGTCGCCGACCAGCTGGTCGCCCACGTCGCCAAGACGTCCCCGGCCGACCTCGAGGCGCTGCTCGCCTCCGAGATCGAGGCCGGCAAGACCGTCCAGGCCTTCGTCGACGAGGCCAACGCCAACCTCGGCGAGAAGATCGTCCTGGACCGCTTCGCGCAGTTCTCGGGCGCGTACGTCTCTGCCTACATGCACCGCACCATGCCCGACCTGCCCCCGCAGATCGGTGTTCTGGTCGAGCTGGACAAGGCCGACGCCGAGCTGGCCAAGGGCATCGCGCAGCACATCGCCGCCTTCGCGCCGAAGTACCTCACCCGTGAGGACGTTCCGGCCGAGATCGTCGAGTCCGAGCGTCGCGTCGCCGAGGAGACCACGCGCGCCGAGGGCAAGCCGGAGGCCGCGCTCCCGAAGATCGTCGAGGGTCGCGTCAACGGCTTCTTCAAGGAGGCCACGCTGCTCGGTCAGCCGTACGCCCTCGACAACAAGAAGTCCGTCGAGAAGGTCCTCCAGGAGGCCGGTGTCACCCTGAAGCGCTTCTCGCGCATCAAGGTCGGCATCTGA
- the pyrH gene encoding UMP kinase: MTTTQADNGDKSDEGKGAGRFLLKLSGEAFAGGGGLGVDPDVVHAIAREIAAVVRDGWQLAVVIGGGNFFRGAELQQRGMDRARSDYMGMLGTVMNCLALQDFLEKEGIDCRVQTAITMGQVAEPYIPLRAVRHLEKGRVVIFGAGMGMPYFSTDTTAAQRALEIDAQALLMGKNGVDGVYDSDPKTNPEAVKFDGLSYGEVITRDLKVADMTAITLCRDNKLPILVFELITSGNIARAVKGEKIGTLVGEQGTRA, translated from the coding sequence ATGACCACCACCCAGGCCGACAACGGTGACAAGAGCGACGAAGGCAAAGGCGCGGGGCGCTTTCTGCTGAAGCTTTCCGGCGAGGCGTTCGCCGGGGGCGGGGGTCTGGGCGTCGACCCCGACGTGGTGCACGCCATTGCCCGTGAGATCGCGGCAGTCGTACGCGACGGCTGGCAGCTCGCCGTCGTCATCGGCGGCGGCAACTTCTTCCGCGGCGCCGAGCTGCAGCAGCGCGGCATGGACCGCGCCCGCAGCGACTACATGGGCATGCTCGGCACGGTCATGAACTGCCTGGCCCTCCAGGACTTCCTGGAGAAGGAGGGCATCGACTGCCGCGTGCAGACCGCCATCACGATGGGTCAGGTCGCCGAGCCGTACATCCCGCTGCGCGCCGTGCGTCACCTGGAGAAGGGCCGCGTCGTCATCTTCGGCGCCGGTATGGGCATGCCGTACTTCTCCACCGACACGACCGCCGCGCAGCGCGCCCTGGAGATCGACGCCCAGGCGCTGCTCATGGGCAAGAACGGTGTCGACGGCGTCTACGACTCGGACCCGAAGACCAACCCCGAGGCCGTGAAGTTCGACGGGCTCAGCTATGGCGAGGTCATCACCCGCGACCTGAAGGTCGCCGACATGACCGCGATCACCCTGTGCCGCGACAACAAGCTGCCGATCCTCGTCTTCGAGCTCATCACGTCGGGCAATATCGCCCGTGCGGTCAAGGGTGAGAAGATCGGGACCCTTGTGGGCGAGCAGGGCACCCGCGCCTGA
- the frr gene encoding ribosome recycling factor, with translation MIEETLLEAEEKMEKAVVVAKEDFAAIRTGRAHPAMFNKIVADYYGALTPINQLASFSVPEPRMAVVTPFDKSALRNIEQAIRDSDLGVNPSNDGSIIRVTFPELTEERRKEYIKVAKAKAEDAKVSIRSVRRKAKDTIDKAIKDGDIGEDEGRRGEKELDDTTTKYVAQVDELLKHKEAELLEV, from the coding sequence GTGATCGAAGAGACCCTCCTCGAGGCCGAGGAGAAGATGGAGAAGGCCGTCGTCGTCGCCAAGGAGGACTTCGCCGCGATCCGCACAGGCCGTGCGCACCCGGCGATGTTCAACAAGATCGTGGCCGACTATTACGGCGCGCTGACGCCGATCAACCAGCTGGCCTCGTTCTCGGTGCCCGAGCCGCGGATGGCCGTGGTGACCCCGTTCGACAAGAGCGCGCTGCGCAACATCGAGCAGGCGATCCGCGACTCCGACCTCGGCGTCAACCCGAGCAACGACGGCAGCATCATTCGTGTGACGTTCCCCGAGCTGACCGAGGAGCGCCGCAAGGAGTACATCAAGGTCGCCAAGGCCAAGGCCGAGGACGCCAAGGTCTCCATCCGCTCCGTGCGCCGCAAGGCCAAGGACACGATCGACAAGGCGATCAAGGACGGCGACATCGGCGAGGACGAGGGCCGTCGCGGCGAGAAGGAACTGGACGACACCACCACGAAGTACGTGGCCCAGGTCGACGAGCTGCTCAAGCACAAGGAAGCCGAGCTGCTCGAAGTCTGA
- a CDS encoding phosphatidate cytidylyltransferase translates to MNDSSWGAPTGPGHRGPTDGQGSAPGQGPAYGQVPAYGQGPSYNQGPSYDHGRAPAGPAYERHAVDETRPMPIVPDMPDTPSGDGRGDDQDDRGAARLSGPLFRDEAPGRPESAGRHSGPAEPDRSAEPSGSSQPEPPKKKSAGRDLGAAIGVGVGLGAVIVASLFIVKAVFVGVIAVAVVVGLWELTSRLEERKGIKAPLVPLAVGGAAMVVAGYVRGAEGAWVAMALTALAVLVWRMTEPPEGYLKDVTAGVFAAFYVPFLATFVAMMLAADGGEWRVLTFLILTVVSDTGAYAVGWRFGKHKLAPRISPGKTREGLVGAVSFAMVGGVLCMQFLVDGGTWWQGLVIGACVAASATLGDLGESMIKRDLGIKDMGTLLPGHGGIMDRLDSLLPTAPVVWLLLVLFVGS, encoded by the coding sequence GTGAACGACTCTTCCTGGGGTGCGCCGACCGGGCCCGGACATCGGGGCCCGACCGACGGCCAAGGGTCCGCCCCTGGTCAGGGGCCCGCGTACGGGCAGGTGCCGGCGTACGGCCAAGGGCCGTCGTACAACCAAGGACCGTCGTACGACCACGGGCGCGCTCCGGCGGGTCCCGCGTACGAACGGCACGCGGTCGATGAGACTCGGCCCATGCCCATCGTGCCCGATATGCCTGATACGCCTTCTGGTGACGGAAGGGGCGACGACCAGGACGACCGGGGGGCCGCTCGGCTGAGTGGTCCCTTGTTCCGCGACGAGGCGCCGGGCCGGCCGGAGTCGGCCGGGCGGCACTCGGGGCCCGCGGAGCCCGACCGGTCCGCGGAGCCTTCGGGGTCCTCGCAGCCCGAACCGCCCAAGAAGAAGAGCGCGGGCCGGGACCTCGGGGCCGCCATAGGCGTCGGTGTCGGGCTCGGCGCGGTGATCGTCGCTTCGCTCTTCATCGTCAAGGCCGTGTTCGTCGGCGTGATAGCGGTCGCCGTCGTCGTCGGCCTGTGGGAGCTGACCTCGCGGCTCGAGGAGCGCAAGGGCATCAAGGCGCCGCTCGTGCCGCTCGCCGTCGGCGGCGCGGCCATGGTGGTGGCCGGGTATGTACGGGGCGCCGAGGGCGCCTGGGTGGCGATGGCGCTGACCGCGCTCGCCGTCCTCGTATGGCGCATGACGGAGCCTCCCGAGGGCTACCTCAAGGACGTCACGGCGGGGGTCTTCGCGGCCTTCTACGTGCCGTTCCTCGCGACCTTCGTGGCGATGATGCTCGCCGCGGACGGCGGGGAGTGGCGGGTCCTCACGTTCCTGATCCTGACCGTCGTCAGCGACACCGGGGCGTACGCGGTCGGCTGGCGCTTCGGCAAGCACAAGCTCGCGCCGCGGATCAGCCCCGGCAAGACCCGCGAGGGCCTGGTCGGCGCCGTGTCGTTCGCCATGGTGGGGGGCGTGCTGTGCATGCAGTTCCTGGTGGACGGCGGCACGTGGTGGCAGGGCCTCGTCATCGGCGCCTGCGTCGCGGCCAGCGCCACCCTTGGCGACCTCGGCGAGTCCATGATCAAGCGGGACCTCGGGATCAAGGACATGGGGACGCTGCTGCCGGGCCACGGCGGAATCATGGACCGGCTCGACTCCCTGCTGCCGACGGCCCCGGTCGTCTGGCTGCTCCTGGTGCTGTTCGTCGGTTCCTGA
- a CDS encoding YceI family protein: MNIFGRSFSSRRAEGSAAPGAAGTGTAVLPDPAGHDPSMAALTGTWMVDPAHSRIGFSVRHAMVTTVRGAFAEYQSRLYFDGDDPSRSSAELVLATASIDTGVEQRDAHVVGRDFLNASQYPRMTFKSTAVELAGDDVYRMHGDLTIKDIARPVVLELTYIGFVTDAFGDERVGFDGTTTINRTDWGLTYNARLAQGGNMVSEKVRLQFDIAAIRTPSGR, encoded by the coding sequence ATGAACATTTTCGGTCGCAGCTTCTCATCCCGGCGCGCAGAGGGATCCGCTGCTCCGGGGGCCGCCGGCACCGGCACCGCAGTACTGCCCGACCCGGCCGGTCACGACCCTTCCATGGCGGCGCTCACCGGCACCTGGATGGTCGACCCCGCGCACAGCAGGATCGGGTTCTCCGTCCGGCACGCCATGGTGACGACCGTGCGCGGCGCCTTCGCGGAGTACCAGAGCCGCCTCTACTTCGACGGTGACGACCCGTCCCGCTCCTCCGCCGAGCTGGTCCTCGCCACGGCGAGCATCGACACCGGTGTCGAGCAGCGGGACGCCCATGTGGTGGGCCGTGACTTCCTGAACGCCTCCCAGTACCCGCGGATGACCTTCAAGAGCACCGCCGTGGAACTGGCGGGCGACGATGTCTACCGGATGCACGGCGACCTCACCATCAAGGACATCGCCCGCCCCGTCGTCCTCGAACTCACCTACATCGGCTTCGTCACGGACGCCTTCGGCGACGAACGCGTCGGCTTCGACGGCACCACCACCATCAACCGCACCGACTGGGGCCTGACGTACAACGCCCGCCTCGCCCAGGGCGGCAACATGGTCAGCGAAAAGGTCCGCCTCCAGTTCGACATCGCGGCCATCCGCACGCCGTCGGGGCGCTGA
- a CDS encoding pyridoxal-phosphate dependent enzyme has product MITVADVEAEAERIAGHVVRTPTVPSPGLSALLGVPTTVKLELLQHTGSFKARGATAKLLTLTRAERAAGVVTVSGGNHGIALAVMAGMLDVKATVVMPRSAPTGARDVAAAAGASVHIAETMDGAFALVDELRDAGLALVHPFDDPTVIAAQGTVGLEFAQDAEDLTDVLVSIGGGALAAGVATALRARRPGIRVWGVETEGARAMSAALDAGRPVPVELSSIVSTLSAPSASPLTYEHASALLADVLTVTDAEAVQGTLDLADHAKVWAEPAAGCLLPGARQVLQRVGEDARLGLVICGGNATTADVSAWAEHLGLR; this is encoded by the coding sequence TTGATCACTGTCGCGGACGTGGAAGCCGAAGCCGAGCGGATCGCAGGGCATGTCGTCCGGACCCCGACGGTGCCGAGCCCCGGGTTGTCCGCACTGCTGGGCGTGCCGACCACCGTGAAACTGGAACTGCTGCAGCACACCGGCTCGTTCAAGGCCCGCGGCGCGACCGCGAAGCTGCTCACCCTCACCAGGGCCGAGCGTGCCGCCGGAGTCGTCACGGTCAGCGGAGGCAACCACGGCATCGCCCTGGCCGTCATGGCGGGGATGCTGGATGTGAAGGCGACCGTCGTGATGCCGCGATCCGCCCCCACCGGCGCCAGAGACGTCGCGGCGGCCGCCGGAGCAAGCGTCCACATCGCCGAAACAATGGACGGCGCATTCGCCCTCGTCGATGAACTCAGGGACGCGGGACTCGCCCTGGTCCACCCCTTCGACGACCCCACCGTCATCGCCGCCCAGGGCACGGTCGGCCTGGAGTTCGCGCAGGATGCCGAGGACCTCACCGACGTACTCGTCAGCATCGGCGGCGGCGCGCTGGCCGCCGGCGTCGCCACCGCACTGCGCGCACGACGTCCTGGAATCCGCGTGTGGGGCGTGGAGACCGAAGGTGCCCGGGCCATGTCGGCGGCACTGGATGCCGGACGGCCGGTCCCGGTCGAGTTGTCCTCGATCGTCTCGACGCTCAGTGCCCCCAGCGCCTCCCCACTCACCTACGAGCATGCCTCGGCCCTGCTCGCCGACGTCCTCACGGTGACCGATGCCGAAGCGGTCCAGGGCACCCTCGACCTGGCCGACCACGCGAAGGTCTGGGCCGAGCCCGCCGCCGGGTGCCTGCTGCCCGGCGCCCGCCAGGTACTGCAACGCGTCGGGGAGGACGCCCGCCTCGGCCTGGTGATCTGCGGCGGCAACGCGACCACCGCCGATGTGAGCGCCTGGGCCGAACACCTCGGACTGCGGTGA
- a CDS encoding DUF6243 family protein, whose protein sequence is MTDSKNINNPMGQGGGQRKKQSRAERQNNGPHRNLDRQRAADQKAELVRKMREKAGAAEGTGQAGDDTAQS, encoded by the coding sequence GTGACCGACAGCAAGAACATCAACAACCCCATGGGCCAGGGCGGCGGCCAGCGCAAGAAGCAGTCCCGCGCCGAACGCCAGAACAACGGTCCGCACCGCAACCTCGACCGCCAGCGCGCGGCCGACCAGAAGGCCGAGCTGGTGCGCAAGATGCGCGAGAAGGCAGGCGCAGCCGAGGGCACCGGGCAGGCGGGCGACGACACCGCACAGAGCTGA
- the rlmN gene encoding 23S rRNA (adenine(2503)-C(2))-methyltransferase RlmN encodes MPKPGELTFVAPRGAKKPPRHLADLSPAERKEAVAAIGEKPFRAKQLSQHYFARYAHDPAEWTDIPAGSREKLREALLPELMTVVRHLSTDNETTRKTLWKLFDGTLVESVLMRYPDRVTMCISSQAGCGMNCPFCATGQAGLDRNLSTGEIVHQIVDGMRALRDGEIPGGPARLSNIVFMGMGEPLANYKRVIQAIRALTDPEPDGVGLSQRGITVSTVGLVPAINRFTDEGLKCRLAISLHAPDDELRDTLVPVNTRWNVREVLDAGFEYSAKSGRRLSIEYALIRDINDQAWRGDRLGRMLKGKPVHVNLIPLNPTPGSKWTASRPEDEKAFVDAIAAHGVPVTIRDTRGQEIDGACGQLAATER; translated from the coding sequence ATGCCTAAGCCCGGAGAACTGACGTTCGTCGCCCCCCGCGGAGCCAAGAAGCCGCCGCGGCACCTTGCTGATCTTTCGCCTGCTGAGCGGAAGGAAGCTGTTGCTGCGATCGGTGAGAAGCCGTTTCGCGCCAAGCAGCTCTCGCAGCACTACTTCGCGCGGTACGCGCACGATCCCGCGGAGTGGACCGACATCCCCGCGGGGTCGCGCGAGAAGCTGCGGGAGGCGTTGCTGCCGGAGCTGATGACCGTCGTGCGGCATCTGTCGACCGACAACGAAACGACGCGCAAGACGTTGTGGAAGCTGTTCGACGGGACGCTCGTCGAGTCCGTGCTGATGCGGTATCCGGACCGGGTGACGATGTGCATCTCGTCGCAGGCCGGGTGCGGGATGAACTGCCCGTTCTGTGCCACCGGGCAGGCCGGCCTCGACCGGAATCTGTCGACCGGTGAGATCGTGCATCAGATTGTCGACGGGATGCGCGCGCTGCGGGACGGGGAGATTCCCGGCGGGCCCGCGCGGCTCAGCAACATCGTGTTCATGGGCATGGGCGAGCCGCTCGCCAACTACAAGCGGGTCATCCAGGCCATCCGCGCGCTCACCGACCCGGAGCCGGACGGCGTCGGGCTCAGCCAGCGCGGGATCACCGTGTCGACGGTCGGGCTGGTGCCCGCCATCAACCGGTTCACCGATGAGGGGCTGAAGTGCCGGCTCGCGATCTCGCTGCACGCTCCTGACGACGAGCTGCGCGACACTCTCGTACCCGTCAACACGCGGTGGAACGTGCGCGAGGTGCTCGACGCCGGGTTCGAGTACTCCGCGAAGTCCGGGCGCCGGCTGTCGATCGAGTACGCGCTCATCCGGGACATCAATGACCAGGCGTGGCGCGGTGACCGGCTCGGGCGGATGCTCAAGGGGAAGCCGGTGCATGTGAATCTGATTCCGCTGAATCCGACCCCGGGGTCGAAGTGGACCGCTTCGCGGCCCGAGGACGAGAAGGCCTTCGTCGACGCCATCGCCGCGCACGGCGTGCCGGTCACCATCCGGGACACCCGTGGCCAGGAGATCGACGGAGCCTGTGGACAGCTGGCGGCGACCGAGCGGTAG